A window of the Citrus sinensis cultivar Valencia sweet orange chromosome 9, DVS_A1.0, whole genome shotgun sequence genome harbors these coding sequences:
- the LOC102612322 gene encoding oxalate--CoA ligase, with amino-acid sequence MEGVTLIGLLNQVIDQFSSKRALSVSGKFDLTYSRIHELVERAASRLVAAGINAGDVVALTFPNTVEFVIMFLAVIRARATAAPLNAAYTPDEFEFYLSDSESKLLLTPAEGNAAAQAAASKLNISHATATLLDADSELTLSLAHSESDTNAISKLTNDPSDVALFLHTSGTTSRPKGVPLTQNNLAASVSNIKSVYKLTESDSTVIVLPLFHVHGMLAGLLSSFAAGAAVTLPAAGRFSASTFWQDMIKYNATWYTAVPTIHQIVLDRHVAKPEPVYPKLRFIRSCSASLAPVILSRLEEAFGAPVLEAYAMTEATHLMSSNPLPEDGPHKPGSVGRPVGQEIAILDEIGVPQEGGAKGEVCIRGPNVTKGYKNNPEANKSAFLFGWFHTGDIGYFDSDGYLHLVGRIKELINRGGEKISPIEVDAVLLSHPDIAQAVAFGVPDDKYGEEINCAIIPREGSNIDEEEVLRFCKKNVAAFKVPKRVFITNELPKTASGKIQRRIVSEHFLAQVSAAKVPKFGA; translated from the exons atggaGGGCGTTACGTTGATTGGATTGCTGAATCAGGTGATCGATCAATTTTCTTCGAAGAGAGCTCTGTCAGTTTCGGGGAAATTTGATTTAACGTACTCAAGGATTCATGAACTCGTCGAACGTGCCGCGTCGAGGCTTGTTGCGGCCGGAATTAACGCCGGCGACGTCGTTGCACTCACCTTCCCAAACACCGTCGAG TTTGTAATTATGTTCTTGGCCGTAATTCGAGCACGAGCCACAGCTGCGCCGCTCAACGCCGCTTACACGCCAGATGAGTTTGAGTTCTATCTATCGGACTCGGAGTCTAAGCTCTTGTTGACCCCAGCTGAAGGAAACGCGGCGGCTCAAGCCGCGGCTTCAAAGCTCAACATCTCACACGCCACGGCTACTCTCCTAGACGCCGACTCGGAACTCACTCTTTCCCTCGCTCACTCCGAGTCAGACACCAACGCGATCAGCAAACTCACCAACGACCCGTCTGACGTGGCGCTCTTTTTGCACACTTCGGGCACCACGAGCCGTCCTAAAGGCGTGCCGCTGACTCAGAATAATTTGGCTGCTTCTGTTAGCAACATCAAATCGGTTTATAAACTCACCGAGTCGGACTCGACCGTTATAGTCCTCCCCCTATTTCACGTCCACGGCATGTTAGCCGGCTTGCTGAGCTCTTTTGCAGCGGGAGCCGCTGTCACTCTTCCAGCCGCTGGCAGATTCTCGGCTTCAACATTTTGGCAGGACATGATTAAATACAACGCAACGTGGTACACCGCGGTCCCCACCATCCACCAAATCGTCCTTGACCGCCACGTGGCAAAACCGGAACCAGTTTACCCAAAGCTCCGTTTTATTCGGAGCTGCAGTGCCTCGTTGGCGCCGGTTATATTGTCTCGGCTCGAGGAGGCATTTGGCGCGCCAGTATTAGAAGCTTATGCAATGACTGAGGCAACCCATTTAATGTCATCCAATCCGCTACCCGAAGATGGCCCGCACAAGCCCGGATCCGTGGGTCGACCCGTGGGTCAAGAAATTGCGATTTTGGATGAAATTGGTGTGCCACAGGAGGGAGGAGCTAAGGGTGAGGTGTGTATTAGGGGACCAAATGTGACTAAGGGTTACAAAAACAACCCGGAGGCCAATAAATCCGCTTTCCTATTCGGGTGGTTCCATACCGGAGATATTGGGTATTTTGATTCGGATGGGTATTTGCATCTCGTGGGTCGGATCAAGGAGCTTATTAACCGTGGAG GTGAGAAAATATCACCAATTGAAGTGGATGCAGTTCTCCTGTCTCATCCCGACATTGCTCAAGCTGTAGCTTTTGGAGTCCCCGATGACAAATATGGTGAAGAG ATAAACTGTGCTATAATTCCTAGAGAAGGATCAAACATTGATGAGGAAGAGGTGCTGAGGTTTTGCAAGAAAAATGTTGCTGCTTTTAAGGTTCCGAAAAGAGTTTTCATCACCAATGAACTCCCGAAGACAGCCAGTGGGAAGATTCAACGGCGAATTGTATCCGAGCACTTCCTCGCTCAGGTATCAGCAGCCAAGGTTCCCAAATTTGGAGCTTAA